The genomic interval AGAAATACATCTTCCCTTGATGAAGCCTGATTGGGATTCATCCACCAGGTCCCCAATCATTGTGCTTAATCTGGAAGCAAGAATTTTAGAAACAATTTTGCAGGTGGAGTTTAAGAGGCTAATAAGTGCACTGTGAACCCAattcaagcattcaaaattaatagtttCCTTATAGAAATCTTTGCAGAGTTTTACTATTGTATCTAGAATTATGCTCCAGTGTTTCTGATAGAAGATAATTGGGAATCCATCGGATCTTGGAGCTTTATTTGCATTTAGGCTAAACACTAcctattttatttcttctaacGAAAATGGTTTTTCAAGAAAAGAAGGGTCAACTCTTTCTTTACCAATCCAAAAGAAATCAATTAGAAATTGGAGTTCTAATCATTGTGCGAaaataatttgtgaaaattttgcCAATATCTTTGCCACTCTTTATCTAGAGGTCATTATGAGAGATGTGGgaaatggtattttttttttctccttccatttgctaattgatgaaaatattttgtatttgaatcTCCTTCCTTGAGCCAGGTAATTCTTGATCTCTATTTTTGGTAGGATTCTTCTTTATTTAGAATGGCAAAGTGATCAAGACAGATTTGAGATAGGCGATTGGCCTCATCTTCTGAGAGGGGTCTGCTTTCACCAATCATGTCTAGAGCATTAAGCCCTGTGCATAGACTCTTTTTTGTGAAGTTTGGAAAATTCAAAGGTGTCTTTAGCCCAATTACGAAGATTGACTTTTAGATTTCCTAATTTTTTGGAGAGAATACAAGCTCCACAACCGTCAGGTTGAGAATCGGACCACCAGTTCTGAATTAGAGAAGGAAGTTGAGAATTGGTATACCAGAATTTTTCAAATTGGAGCAATGTTCCCCAAAATCCAAACTAATAAGGGTATGATCTGACCCAATTCTAAGTATTACATATTGAGTAGATCTAGGATTTATAGAGGgctaattaaaagaataaagaaattgATCCAAGCGAATTTAAAGTGGATATGATTGTCCATTGGTCCAAGTAAATCTACGCCCTTGAACAGGAGGATCTATGAGGTTAAGCTCACATAGGAAATCTTGAGATGTAGCGATGTCTCTAGGGTTTAAATCTCCTTTATTTTTGTCTTCCATGGTGAAAATAGTATTGAAATCTCTGCAAATCACCCAGAGATTAGAGTGATGATTTCTAACTAATCGAAGTTCATTCCAGAAATCATATCGAGGGGACGATTGTTGGGTCCATAAACGCTAGAGCAAACCTAATTTTTGTTATtcgaaatatttttaaaagctaTCAAGATGGAAAAGGAACCTTTGTGAATTAGAATTCCAATAACTTGAGAGCAATCCCAAGCAATGATTATGCCACCTATTGTACCTAGCGCTGgtatgaaatcaaaagtattaAAGCGTGTGCCTCCTACTAATCTTCAAGTTGAGCTTTGAATTTCTTGGAGTTTGGATTCTTGCAAGCATATTATATCTGCTTTAGAAGTTTGAATGACATCTTTGACTAAGTGGCGTTTTGAGGGTCTGCCTagacctctaacattccagCTTAGAATTTTCATGAGTAACCAAAATAGTCTAGTTGTCGGATCTTGAAGGAGATCCTTGGTCTTTTGGGAATTTTGCAACTCTATCCGACTTTAGAGAGCAAATCTTATctaagaattttaatttatggttGGGAGACCCCAAAAATTTAATACCACATGAATTGCTGTAATTGAAAAATTGAGAATCTGaccaagaagaaaatataggattagggagATTAAGGGTACCTTCTCACAGATCTACTGGTATTTTCTTCTTTGTGGATCCAGGAGGATGAGGAATACCCCCAACTTCTTCATTCCAGCGACCAGAAGATTTCTTGGTTCTATCACTCCGTCTGATTTGTCACGGAATCATTGTGTTAGGAGAATGATCTGGAATAATATCTGAGACCTCTGTGTCCATTGGGTCCTTGCCATTCCTAGCTTGATCACTAAGAGTATCATTCGGTTGATCAATGATTAGATCAGCTGGGTGGGGATTACTTTCAGGTTGAGTAAAGTTCTCTTCTTCTAGAAAGTGATCATCCTCTATAATCTCATTTGTAAGGaaatcttcatcttcatcccaGTAAACAAGTTCTTCATCAGAAGGGTTATATGGAGAAATGTTCTGGAAAGAAGGATCTTGAGAGTAGAATTTATCAGAATTTATGCTTGGAATTAGTGTCCATCCGCCATGGATGAAAATCCATTTGTAACCTTCTGGTATTGCCAGGGTTGGTGGGAGTAATTTTAGATGAGTTGGCAATGTCCCAGTTTTTGGGGAAGAAATCGGTATAATTTGAGTAGTATCCTTGCAATTGCTTCAAGTATCATTACCTGGTAGAATAGAATCAGCATCAACTTCTGAATCTTTGatgattaaattatttagattagAAGGAAGtgaaatattatgattttaattaaatgagTTGTTCTTATCTTGAGGCATTAAATATTCATTCAATGGAAGATGAAATGAATATGGTTCATGCCTATCACGAGGCTGTTGATGGATGATATCATTTCCGTGCTCATCCTGATCATTGATCATGCTTACGGGTTGATCTTTAGGTTTGATCAATGAAGTTGAGTTGTGCTTATCTCGAGGCATTAAACCTTCATTCAACAGAAGATGAAATGAATCTGTTTTATGCTTATCTCGAGGCTGCTGATGGATGATATCATCTCTTTTCTCATCTTGATCGTTGATCATATTCACAACTTGATCCCGAGGTTTGATTAAAGAAGTTGAATGAATCAATGGAATTTGAATTGAACTAATGAGGGAATCCTGTGAGACCTTATCTCGAGGCATATGAGACATTTGTATGAAGACAAATTGATCTCCAGAATTGCCATCTCGAGGCTAATTGAGGGATGTTATGCATCTGGACATCAGGTTGTCCCTATGCACCAACAGTTTGTCCCCTTCCTCATTTCTCTCACTAGAGAAAGGAGGAATGGGGAACCTCAACCGGCTGATCATCGGATCTCCGATGCTGCATGACCTGAACCTCTattgaagatgtgattgaaaACAGTGTGCTGGCGAAAGGCATGGGATGCGGTGCTAGCAAGCATCACGGTATGGTGGAGCAGCTGAAGCATGATGGTGATCAGGTTGGTATGAAGATGGTGATGTACAAGCATGGCATTGTATTGAACCAAAGTGGAGAAGCCAGCAAGGTTGCCAAGTTGGGTTCTTCTTTATTAAGCTAAAGTTTGTTATGTTAGTTAAGTCTTTTTGTGAGAAAGAGTATTTAGTTACTCAATCTCTTATTGTTAGTATCCACCCAATGATTTAAGTGTTAGTGGAATGGGGTATCCAATGGGTGTTTAATTTGGGCATTAGCCAATGATTGTGCTTTATTTTGTCTGACTGTCtgtattagtttatatatatattgggagaTAGTGGAGGAATGGTATTGGTGAAAAATCCAATCTTTGACTGGTCTTCCTTTCTTCGCTCTCTGTGAGTGCAGGGTTTTTTTGGTGAGCATTTTAACAAACACTTTGCTCTCTTTTTAggcatttttcatcaaataatcaGCTTCTTTCTCGGGTGTTTAGCGCTCCGGTCATCTACaaactggtatcagagcttgaTGGCGACTAACGGCGTGACAACTCTAGTAGGAGCACCTGTGACCCTCTCACAACCCTCGGTCCCGGTGTTCACAGGCCCAGAATACGGCCGGTGGAGTCTTCGAATGAAGACGGTCTTCAGATCCCTTGAGTTGTGGGATCTTGTGGAGAATGGAGTGACAGAGTCGAAGGATGAGGCCGTGGAGAGAGAGAACAAGAAGCGAGACGCCAGAGCATTAAGCATTATCCAACAAGCTGTTGATGGTCCAAACTTGGACCGGATATCAGAAGCTAAGTCCTCACATGATGCTTGGGAAACCTTGAGGTAGCAGTGTCAAGGGACTTCCAAGGTGATGGCGGTGAGGATTCAGGCTCTTCGGCAAGACCTCAAAACCTTCCAGATGAGAGACGATGAAGGAGTTCAAGAGTATGTCTCGCGGTTGATCACAATTACAAACCATATAAAGGGTCTTGGTCACAAGCTTAAGGAACCAGAGGTGGTGTCGAAGGTACTTCAAAGTCTGGCTCCAAAGTTTGACTGGGTTGCTGTTGCGATTGAAGAATCAAAGGAGATCTCAAAACTCAGTCTTGATGATCTCTGTGGCACCCTTCAAGCTCATGAAGTGAGAGTTAATCGCTCTGTGATGAAGACCAGTGAGAAAGCATTGGTAGCAAGGGGTGAGTCCTCGAGCACAGGACAGCTCAAACCAAGTGGCTTTACTGTCTCTTCGGGCGAAGGCAGAGGTCGAGGGAGATCTCATTTGCGAGGAAGGGGAAGAAGCAATCGTGGCCAGGGAAGAGGCTATGAGAGCAACCGATGAAGAGGAAGTGAGAATAAAAGCCATATTCAGTGTTTTTATTGCAAGAAATATGGGCATATGAAAGATGAGTGCAAGCTAAGGGAGAAACAAACTGAGAGTGGTGCTGGCCTAGTTGTAGAAGAGAGTGGGGATGGAAATCTCTTCATGGCAAGTAGTTGTACTGAACTCCAACCCAGTTCAATATGGTTGATTGACTCAGGGTGCTCAAATCACATGACGGGAAACAAAGTGTTGTTTAGCACCCTAGATGAGTCATGAAGGTCAGTGTGAGGTTGGGAGACAACAAGGAGATGAAGGTGCAAGGTGTGGGGACTGTGACTGTTAAAACTCAATCAGGAGCTTAGAAGAATTTGCATAATATGCAACATGTACCGGGTCTTGCACATAATCTCCTCAGTGTTGGCCAACTACTCTCAAAGGGGTACTGAGTTAAATTTGAAGAGAACATGTGTGTCATCAGTGATTGTAATAAGAAGACTAATGTCATTACAATTCCAAGGTTGAGGAACAACATGTTCACTCTGGACATTGCTGATATTGAGAACATGAGCATGGTTGCAAGAACTCAGTCACCAGATGAGTTGTGGCACTTGTGTTTTGGGCACTTGAATTATAAAAGTCTACTTTCACTCACTCGGAAGAAGATGGTGAAGGGAATTCCAGAATTGAAGGAGAAATCACAATGTGAAGAGTGTGTGATGGCTAAGCAAGCTAGGAATTCCTTCCCTTGTGGCATGGCCCGAAGAGCGAGTGAATGTCTCCAATTGATCCATATGGATCTCTGTGGTCCTATGAGCGAGGAGTCACTTGgagctaataaatttttttacttacatGTGGATGATTTCAGCAGGTGGTGCTGGGTTTTTCTACTCAAGACCAAGTCAGAAGTTTTTGAGAAATTCCAGAATTTCCATGCATATGTGGAAATACAGACTGGATTGAAGGTTAAGGCCCTGAGGAGTGATCGGGGAGGGGAATTCTTTTCTCATGATTTCCAGAATTATTGTGACAAATTGGGAATCAAACGAGAAACGGcgtaggggcgtgcggctgcccctgtgaacgaccatgcgaatatcgcatgcccgtgggtaatttccgcacgggcgtgtgatttcctgcagagtttggcagattatccgGAGAGCGCACAGGAGCGTGAACTCACCCctatgggcgaccttgtgaacttcgcatgggcgtggataatttccgc from Dioscorea cayenensis subsp. rotundata cultivar TDr96_F1 chromosome 7, TDr96_F1_v2_PseudoChromosome.rev07_lg8_w22 25.fasta, whole genome shotgun sequence carries:
- the LOC120265168 gene encoding uncharacterized protein LOC120265168, with product MAVRIQALRQDLKTFQMRDDEGVQEYVSRLITITNHIKGLGHKLKEPEVVSKVLQSLAPKFDWVAVAIEESKEISKLSLDDLCGTLQAHEVRVNRSVMKTSEKALVARGESSSTGQLKPSGFTVSSGEGRGRGRSHLRGRGRSNRGQGRGYESNR